In Beggiatoa leptomitoformis, the genomic window GTTGCAAGCGTTACAAAAACCTTTGTTGCTGTGGTTGTTCTTAGATTTGTAGAGCAAGGTTTATTACAATTAGATGAACCGATTAGACGCTGGTTACCGCCTAGAGTAAGTCGGCGTTTGTTGCACAGTGAAGAAATCACCTTGCGCCAATTGCTAAACCATACCAGTGCTATTCCTGACTATTTAGAGAGCGAAAAACTCGTCAGTATTATGCAAGAAGACCCTTATCGACAATGGACGATTGAGGAAATTTTAGAATATGTTTACACATTACCCCCTTATACAGACAGAATTGGTACTGTTTCTTACTACTCCAATACTAACTATTTATTATTAGAACTGATTTTAAACCAAATATCTGACGAACCACTGGCTAAATTAATTCGTCGGTTTATTTCTACCCCATTACATTTACAAAATACTTTTTTAGAAATACAGGAAAAAGTTAATTTTGTGCAAGGTTATGAAGATTGGGACGGCGACGGACAAATTGATAATGTCACCACGCCCCCTGTCGATAGTGGCTATGGCTTTGCAGATGGTGGATTAGTTTCCTCCGCAGAAGATTTAATGCACTTCATTCAAGCCCTATTAGCCAAAAAACGCTTGTTATCACATGAAATGATGCAAGAAATGACGAGCTTGGTAGAAGATAGCGATGTTGATGAAGAATATGGCTTAGGGTTAGAATCCTTCTTTCTTGAAGGCTATCACGTCTGGGGACACAGCGGGCGAAATACAGGATTTTTAACAGAAATGCGTTATATTCCTGATGCCGATATAACCATCGTGATTCTTATCAATGCGGGCGGAGAAGCAGACCCCTATCAAATATTTGAACAGATGTTTAAAGCAATGATAGGCGCAGGATTGGGATAAAAACTATCTGAATCAG contains:
- a CDS encoding serine hydrolase domain-containing protein; this translates as MLLKRFSVSIGIILLLLLPSVMAAPMLLDKNITRQLRQILKEEVKKQGIPGAVVAVSTPQGDWIEAIGLADKERRIPMRITDRFRVASVTKTFVAVVVLRFVEQGLLQLDEPIRRWLPPRVSRRLLHSEEITLRQLLNHTSAIPDYLESEKLVSIMQEDPYRQWTIEEILEYVYTLPPYTDRIGTVSYYSNTNYLLLELILNQISDEPLAKLIRRFISTPLHLQNTFLEIQEKVNFVQGYEDWDGDGQIDNVTTPPVDSGYGFADGGLVSSAEDLMHFIQALLAKKRLLSHEMMQEMTSLVEDSDVDEEYGLGLESFFLEGYHVWGHSGRNTGFLTEMRYIPDADITIVILINAGGEADPYQIFEQMFKAMIGAGLG